CGTCGAGCCGGTCCTCCCATGCCCGCCGGGCCGCCTTCTCCACACGGTCGTACGAACGCCCTCCCTCCGCACGGAGGTTGAGCGCGGCGCCCTTGGCATCGACGTACGAGAGAGCGGTGGTCGCCTCGACGGTGCGGTCCTTGGAGGTGTCGAAACGGACGTAGGCGCCGTTGCGCTCCTCACCCGCCGACGACTTCTTGGAGCCCGCGGTGACGGTGTCGCCCTTCCAGGTGCCCGACGTGGTGAAGGGCCGGTCGAAGCGGGTGATCGTGTAGACCGTGTACGGCTTGGTGTCCTGGCAGAAGCCGCTGCCGGTGATCGCCGTGCGGACCGTACGGCTGTCGAGGATCTCGACCTTGGTGCTGCCGGTCTTGTGCAGCGACTGGCCCGCGTTGAGCAGGACGTTGGCCTTGTCGGTGGCGGGGAAGGTGTAGCGCTGCACGCCGGTGCGCTCGGTGGCGGTCAGCTCGGCGTTGATCCCGGACTTCAGGCCTACCTGGTACGCACCGGGGCTCGCCTTCTCGTCGTCGTGACTGAACTCCGCCGCGTACTTCGCGTAGTCCGTCTCCTTGACGTCACCCGTGGTGGGAAGCACCGGCAGATCGCCGCCCAACCCGCAGCCCACGCCCGAGAGATGGACGGTGGAGAAGCCGCGGATGTGGGTGTCGGAGTGGTCGTAGCCGGTGTTGTGCCCGGTGTCGGGCGAGAACTGGACCATGCCGAAGGGCACGGCCGCTCCGGGGTAGGTGTTGCCCTCGTTCTCGGTGCCGATGAACGGGTTGACCAGATCGGTCAGTTGACCGCCCGCCGCCGGGGCGGCCTGGGCCGCCGGAATGGCGAGGGCTCCCCCGAGGAGCGTGGCCGCGGCCACCGCCACCCCCGTACCGCGTAGCCGTTGGGTCCATCTCATGGGTGGGAACGCCTCCTTGGACAACGTTGTCACAGCGCGGAACGCGATCATTCTTCGGTGGTCGCGTCGCAGGCGTCAAGAGGCGGGAGGCCTCCGGCTGCCCGGCGACGCGACCGTCACGGCACGTCTTGTCCCATCCCGTCAGCCGGTGTGCAGCCACACCCTCAGCGGTCCGACCGGCGTGAACCCCTGGCTCATCGCCACATCGAGGCTCTCCCCGCTCTCGTATCCGACGACGGGCAGGTCGGGCCAGCGGCGGGCGGCCTCTGCCAGGCAGCCTGCCCACGCGGCTGCCTCGCCGCCCGGCGCGTCATCCGTGGCGAAGAGGTTGGAGATGCCGAGCACCGCATCGCCGGGGCTCGCGATCGCACCCGCGACGATCCGCCCTGCCGCATGGCCGGCCAGGAAGGTCGTGGTCTCGCCGTCGGCAAGGAGCTCCGGACGGAAAAGGCCGGTGGGCTCGTCGCCGCCGCCCCACGCCGTCTCCCACGCGGGCAGGGAATCCGCGCTGCCGAGCGGCTCCCAACGGACCTCGGAGGATCCGCCCCCGGGGGCCTCGCCCGCCGGGCGGTGGATCCACTGGGCCTCGAAGAGCACCTCGAAGCCCCACGGCTCCAGATCGAGGTCGGCGAAGCTGTCCTTGACCGAGCAGCCCGGTGACGCGGTGTCGATCCGGGAGACCACGTCACGTGCATCGGCACCGGCGGTCAGGGTCGCGGCGTCCGGATACAGCGGCGGCGTCCGCCGCGCGCTGCTCCACACCCCGGCGCCGAACTCCCCCGGCAGCCCGTGCGCGCGGCAGACCGCGTCGCACCATTCGGCGTTGTTGCGGGCCGCGGCGCGCACCCATCCGCTGTTCTCGTCATTCATGATCACGGGCTGATGGTGCACGGAAAGCCGGCCCGCGTCCACGGGTTAAGCGCTCCGGCCCGCCGACCGGGCCGGAGCGCCACCGCACCCGGGTCAGGAACCCGGGCACCCCGCCGGGTCGGGCCGCGACGCGTCGCCGATCAAGGCCTCATGTGCTGCCTTGAGCCGCTTCACGTCGGGCTTGACGACCCTGCGGTCGTAGGTCATCAGACCGTTCAACTCGCCCTCCACATCCGAGATCTGGGTGTAGACGGCGCCGTTGCCCCCCTTGCAGGCGAGGGCGCGCACCTCGTCGAGCTTGGTGAGGTAGTCGTCCGTGTACGTCGCCGGGTCCACGTCGACGTAACTCTGCTGGACGGACCAGGCGTGGCCGGGCACGGCGAGTCCGAGACCGCCGTACTCGCCGTTGATCTGCGCCCGTACGCCATCGGGCCTGGGCGGCAGGGCCGGGCTCGGGTAGCCGTGCTCGTCCATGATGTCGCCCGTGCCGCCGTCGCGCCCGAGGTTGAGGCCCGACATGCCGTTGACCAGGCGGGTCGGGTCCCAGGCCTTGGCCTGGGTGGCGATGCGGCCCTCGTCGTACTGGCCCCAGCCCTCGTTGAAGGTGACCCACATGACGATCGACGGGTGGTTCGCGTGCTCGTCGATCATCTGCTTCATCTCGGACTCGTACTGGGTGCGGGCCGCCGTGCTCGGGCTACGGCCCGCGTCCATCGCCGGCATGTCCTGCCAGACCATCAGGCCCAGCTTGTCCGCCCAGTAGAACCAGCGGTCCGGCTCGACCTTGATGTGCTTGCGGACCGAGTTGAAGCCCATCTCCTTGTGCATCTTGAGGTCGTACGCGAGCGCCTCGTCGGTCGGCGCCGTGTGCAGGCCGTCGGGCCAGAAGCCCTGGTCGAGCGTGGCCATCAGGAAGGTGGGCTTGCCGTTGAGCATGGTGCGCGGGGTGCCGTTGACCTTCTCCACCGCGAGGGAGCGCATCCCGAAGTAGCTCTTCACGCTGTCGCGGCCTACGGTCACCTTCAGGTCGTAGAGGAAGGGGTCGTCGGGCGACCAGAGGTGCGGCTTGGCGATCTTCAGCTTGAGCGGTGTGCCCGTGCGTCCGCTCGCCTCGGCGACCTTCTTCCTGCCCTCGTACGCGACCGCCTTGACCGGCACTCCGTCGCGGACGCCCTTGGGCTCGACGGTGACCTGCTTGGTGGCCACGTCGGGCGTGATCTTGAGCGAGTCGGCGTGGTCGGTGGCCACCGGCTCCATCCACACCGTCTGCCAGATGCCGGAGGACGGGGTGTACCAGATGCCGCTGGGGTCCAGGCGCTGCTTGCCGACGGGCGGGTTCTCGCCGCCCTTGGCGTCGGTCGGGTCATAGACGCCGACGATCAGTTCCTGGGTCTTGCCGGGCTTGAGGGCATCCGTGATGTCGGCGCTGAACTTGTCGTAGCCGCCCTTGTGTTCGGCGACCTTCCTGCCGTTCACGTAGACCTCGGACTGCCAGTCGACCGCGCCGAAGTTGAGCTTGAGGCGCTTGCCGTCGCCGACCTTCCAGCCCTGGGGGACGGTGAAGGTCCTGCGGTACCACATGCGGTCCTCGTGCCGTTCCAGGCCGGAGAGCTGGGACTCCACCGGGTAGGGGACGAGGATCTTCTCGGCGAGGTTCTTGCCGACCGGCGGCTTCTCGCCCTCCTTGGCCGATGCGAACTGCCAGGAGCCGTTGAGGTTGCGCCAGGAGTCACGCGTGAGCTGGGGGCGGGGGTACTCGGGGAGCACGTTGCCCGGCTTCACGTCGTCGGCGAACTTGGTGCGCAGCTGGTGCTCGGAGTGGTTGGGGCCGCTGCTCCAGAAGGCGGCGACCGCCTTGCCGTCGTCGCCGGCCAGGCCGCCCTTGCCGTCGTAGCGGAGGTCGGCGGTGCCCTTCGCGGTGCCGGTCTTGTTGCCGACCACGGGCTCCTTGAGGCCCACGAGGAGGGCGCGGGAGTCCTTGGGGTCGGCCTCGACGGTGCTGATCGGCCACTTCGCACCACCGATGACGGCTTCGATGTGGTCCGCGAGACCGTTCGGGGGCGCGCTGAGCTTCTGGGCGAAGTCCAGCTTCAGGGTGCGGCCGTCCTTGAGGACGGTGGCGGCGGTGGCTCCGTCGTAGTCGAAGCCGTCAGGAAGGCGGAAGGCCGACTGCGGGACGGCTTCCTTGCTGCCGCCGGGCTCGGTCCAGCGCAGGTGGAGGTTGGAGCCGCCGTAGTGCTCGAAGTACTCGACCTTGATGTCGTAGGCCTTGCCGGCCGTCAACTCGACGGGCTGCGCGGTCTGTTCCTTGTCCCAGTCGTCGACCCAGTGGTCGATGGCGAGCTTGCCGTCGACCCACAGGCGGAAGCCGTTGTCGCCGATCATGGAGAAGGTGTGGGATCCGGTCTTCTCCGGGACGACCTTGCCGGTCCAGCGGACGGTGGCGTCATCCGCCTTGCCGGTGGCGAAGGCCAGGCGGGGGTCGAGGTTGTCGAAGTCGATCTTCTGGTCGAAGCCGGTGGCCTTGAGCTCGTGGAAGTCGAAGGCACCGGGGGCGGACTGGGTGTAGTACTCGCCCTTCAGGCCGTGGACGTCGGGGGTTTCGTCGGCGGCCGTCGCGGCCGGGACGGCGGTCAGGCCGGCGCAGGCGAGTGCGACGGTGAGCAGCAGTACCAGCCGCTGCCTGACTCGTCTGGGTCTCATGGGGCGCACAGATCCTCCTTGCTCGAAGCGGTGCTCCGAAGGCCGGGGAAGGGGGTGGCGGGTCGCCGCCGCAGTCTGTACAACGAATCTGTACAACGTTGGAAGGAACGGCAGTTGGCATGACAGCACGCTCTCCGGCGCGCTGTCCAGGGTCACGACAATCACCCCAGGACAGGGGTGCACCTCGACGCAGGGAGCTGCACGTGCGGGTTAGCCTCAAGGACGTCGCGGAGCGCGCGGGCGTCTCGATCAAGACCGTTTCGAACGTGGTGAACAAGTACCAGCACGTCACCCCGGCGATGCGGGCCCGCGTCCAGGAGGCCATCGACGAGCTGGGCTACCGGCCGAACTTGACGGCCCGTCACCTGCGCAAGGGCCGTACGGGGATCATCGCGCTGGCCGTTCCGGAGTTGGGAAACCCCTACTTCGCCGAGCTCGCGGGCGCGGTCATCGACGCGGCGGCCGAGCACGACTTCACGGTCCTGCTCGACCACACCAGGGGCGACCGTGAGCAGGAGGTCCTGGTCAGTCAGGGCTTCCGCGCCCGGGTCATCGACGGACTCATCCTGAGCCCGCTGGAGCTGGAGGCGGCCGACCTCCTCGGCCGCGAGGACGACGTGCCGCTGGTGCTGCTCGGCGAGCGCCAGTACGACCTGCCCTACGACCACATCGCGATCGACAACGTGGCGGCGGCCCGCACGGCGGTACGCCACCTCATCAGCCGTGGCCGCACCCGCATCGCGTATCTCGGCGCCCGCACGGACTCCGCGAACCGCCCCGCGAACCTGCGACTCCAGGGCTGGCGGGAGGAGTTGACCCAGGCGGGGATCGCCGCGCCGGACAATCTGGTCGGCCCGGTCGGCGGCTGGAACCGCTGGGACGGGGC
This Streptomyces sp. NBC_01283 DNA region includes the following protein-coding sequences:
- a CDS encoding PA14 domain-containing protein; protein product: MRPRRVRQRLVLLLTVALACAGLTAVPAATAADETPDVHGLKGEYYTQSAPGAFDFHELKATGFDQKIDFDNLDPRLAFATGKADDATVRWTGKVVPEKTGSHTFSMIGDNGFRLWVDGKLAIDHWVDDWDKEQTAQPVELTAGKAYDIKVEYFEHYGGSNLHLRWTEPGGSKEAVPQSAFRLPDGFDYDGATAATVLKDGRTLKLDFAQKLSAPPNGLADHIEAVIGGAKWPISTVEADPKDSRALLVGLKEPVVGNKTGTAKGTADLRYDGKGGLAGDDGKAVAAFWSSGPNHSEHQLRTKFADDVKPGNVLPEYPRPQLTRDSWRNLNGSWQFASAKEGEKPPVGKNLAEKILVPYPVESQLSGLERHEDRMWYRRTFTVPQGWKVGDGKRLKLNFGAVDWQSEVYVNGRKVAEHKGGYDKFSADITDALKPGKTQELIVGVYDPTDAKGGENPPVGKQRLDPSGIWYTPSSGIWQTVWMEPVATDHADSLKITPDVATKQVTVEPKGVRDGVPVKAVAYEGRKKVAEASGRTGTPLKLKIAKPHLWSPDDPFLYDLKVTVGRDSVKSYFGMRSLAVEKVNGTPRTMLNGKPTFLMATLDQGFWPDGLHTAPTDEALAYDLKMHKEMGFNSVRKHIKVEPDRWFYWADKLGLMVWQDMPAMDAGRSPSTAARTQYESEMKQMIDEHANHPSIVMWVTFNEGWGQYDEGRIATQAKAWDPTRLVNGMSGLNLGRDGGTGDIMDEHGYPSPALPPRPDGVRAQINGEYGGLGLAVPGHAWSVQQSYVDVDPATYTDDYLTKLDEVRALACKGGNGAVYTQISDVEGELNGLMTYDRRVVKPDVKRLKAAHEALIGDASRPDPAGCPGS
- a CDS encoding LacI family DNA-binding transcriptional regulator, producing the protein MRVSLKDVAERAGVSIKTVSNVVNKYQHVTPAMRARVQEAIDELGYRPNLTARHLRKGRTGIIALAVPELGNPYFAELAGAVIDAAAEHDFTVLLDHTRGDREQEVLVSQGFRARVIDGLILSPLELEAADLLGREDDVPLVLLGERQYDLPYDHIAIDNVAAARTAVRHLISRGRTRIAYLGARTDSANRPANLRLQGWREELTQAGIAAPDNLVGPVGGWNRWDGAKAMARMLDAGVRPDAVFAYNDLVAIGAMRVLHERGLRVPWDVAVVGFDDIAEGQFGAVTLTTVSPDKQAIARLAVASLLRSLEGSAEPEGRELAAEFRLVERESTLGRR